AAAGAAGAATATGCTTCACTTGCCGGGTCTCATCTGGAGAAGGCAGGATTCAGGGACAAGACGGAATACCGGATCGGGCCGGCAGCGGATAGCCTGGAGCAGCTCAAATTTGAAGGACGCCGCTTCGATTTCTTCTTTATCGATGCAGATAAAGAGAATTATCCGCTTTATCTCGACTATGCGATCGAGCTTGCCAATCCCGGTGCCATTATTGCAGGGGATAACTGTTTTCTGAGAGGGCGGACGCTGGACAGTGACAAAAACGGACCATCCGTGCAAGCTGTTCGAAGCTTCAATGAAACCATAGCTAATGATGAACGGCTGGTCAGCACGCTTTTGCCTGCTTACGACGGCTTGATTCTGGCGCGGGTGAAGTAAGAGGAGATGGAGCTTGTACTAAGTATGTATGGGCAACAAAATGAATGTTCTTTCACCGCTTAACCACGAGGAAGTTTCACAGGAGAGGTACCGTCGCAAGGTAATTTATTAACAGATACTAGCCTTTAGGCATGGGATGAATCGGAGCAAACAACCTATCTCATCTGGTAACAGGGTGAGAGCAGACTTACCCCTTTAGGGGGAGTGTCAATTAAAGGCTTATGGGCATGACACAAAGCGTCTCATAACAGACAAGACAAAAGGGCATCCCAGGTCAGTGACCTTTGGGACAGCCCTATTTTTTATAAGGTTAGTTGGCAGATTGCTATTGATTTCTCCCTCGAAGCTCCTTAGATCAAATCTCAATCAGCCTCAAATGACTTTTCCGATGGCACGGAACGCCGTATTCCCTTATATTTCTCACCTTTGAACATCCGCTCATTCCATCGTGCCAGCAAGAAAAGTGTCTTAGCATCAACGAATTTATAGAATAAATGCGCAATTGCGAAAATTACCAATAGAGTGATAACGGCTGTAAGCAATACATTGATCCCGTAAGGAAGGAAAGTACTGAATTGCAAAAAGATAAAGCTTCCGAATGAACAAATGATAGTAAAGTGCACGAGATACAGCGAGAAAGACACTTTGCCAAGATAAGCGAAAAGCTTGAGGTTAAACAGAGACTGCATGCGGCTCGAATTCAACAAAGCCGTAATTATCAGGAATGATCCTATGACATGATAGAACACGAAGAAAGAGAAGTTAGCCGATTCCCAGACGAGAACGGAGTATAATGTCCCCTGAGGATTGATGTAAGGAAAGGAACCTGCATAAATACCAGTGAATAACATGAGGACGTTAACCCAGGGACGGTTGATATACGCTAGCCAATCCCCATTGCTGTTCTTTAAATCACTCAGAAGCATGCCGAGTACAAAGCCTAGGTAGTATGAATCGATAAAAAAATAGATAAGGATTGCATATCCCGCAAAACGTATACTGCGTCTGCCTAAAATCAACAAAAAGGCAAAGATTAAAAAGGATCCAAGTAGTTCATAAGTCATGGTCCAGAGTACAGGATTGTACTGTGAGCCGTATGTGAAAAAGGTATTGAACAAGCCCTCCTTTAACATGGTCAGCAGGCCGGTGTTGGCCACAAACGGATCCGGCATGGAAGATAGTGTGATTCCGCGAATGTTATCAAAGGCCCCGAGACCAAATATCACGATCAAATAAGCAAGGATTACGGAGAGGAAGGCAGGTGCGGCCAAGCGAAAGTATCTGCGGGTCGCAGAAGAATAAATAATGTGGTTATCTTTCATTTGGAAAAATTTACAGCTAAGCACATATCCGCTTAAAACAAAAAATAGACAAACTGAAAAATTACCATTAAACACTAGATTGAGGGGTGTACGGGCGGCAATGTTCTCAAATGCGAAATGTTCAATCTCCGTTCTGCCTTCAAAGACAGACGGCGCAAACACTTGAAAAAAATGAGATATGACAACGATACAGGCAGCCAAACCTCTCAAGCCATCCAAATATACGATTTTACTCCTCATGTCAAACAACCCACTCCTGACGTTAATTGGGATTTTGATTAATATCGATTTAAATAGAAAGATAATTCAACAAATGTTTCGTGCAGAAAAGAAAAATTTATGGATAATGTTTATATGCACTCACAGCTTTTGCCGATTGTTATGTAAGCGCTTACTTTAACGAAAAGGGAGGAAATTTAGTGGGTATTCATTGGCAGAAAGTAAATGTTGAAGAATTAACGAGCTCGGGTGTGGTCTATTTTAACTCAAAGATGGAGATGTTGGAAGATTTACCTTGCAAAATGTATAAATTGACTTCTCAGAACAGCTTATGGACGCACTGTCATGATTATTTTCAAATCTGGTATTTGGCTAAAGGATCATTTGTGCATACGGTAAACAGTCAGGTTTACGAAATATCGAAAGGAGATATTTTTGTTATCCCACCGTTCACATTACACAGTGTTGAAATCTTTCCAGATCAGGAAATTGAAATTTATGGGTGTGAATTCATGCCTTCTTTTGTGAATGAAAGATTGGAGGATATGCCTACGGAGCCTGCCTTTTTTGATGTAGTTTTCCTCGAATATTTTTTGCGAAAGGAAAGTAATGCTCAGTCAAAAATTACGCTAGATAGCGTAACCGAGGTTACGGTTAGAAATGTGATGGAGGAAATGCTCACGGAATACAAGAGACGATTTCCATTTTTTCAAATTGCGCTTAAAGCCAATCTGCTTCTGTTACTCTCCATTTTGGTGCGGCAAGTAAATGGTGAGCTTGTTAGGGCAGGCTTCGAGAAATCAGAAAAATACAGAGGAATCATGACGAGAGTTGTTGATTATATCCATAACCACTATCACGAAGATTTGAAACTGAATACGTTATGCTCTTTATCCAATTTATCAAGGTCTACTTTTTGCATCCTGTTCAAGGAATGGACAGGGAAGACATTTAACCGGTACGTGACGGATCTTCGTATCCTTCAGGCGATGATGATATTAAAGCAGCCAGAATTATCTGTAACAGATGTTTGCTTTTCTACCGGATTCAATGAGCTGTCTTATTTTTGCAGAATATTCAAGAAGTATACGGGAATATCACCGACAGATTTTCGAAAGCAAGCGATGAAATAGGCTGATAAGAACATACGATAATCCTATTTTTGAACACGATAGTGAAATGAAATGGAATTTTTAAGTGCTAATATTATGAATAATTATTGCAACACACAAAAAAATAGCCGGTTGTTGAATCATCTAACGCTCGGGGGAGGGGAGATTTAACACAGCAAAGTAGATACTGCGAATATTAAATCATCGTTTAGAGGGGGAAGAGGAATGAAAAGAAAGTCGTTGATCTGGAGTCTCGTTATTTTGTTCACGATCATATCAGGATGCTCAGGAGGGGGAACTCAAAAAACGGGTGGTGATACGGGTGAAAAGGCCGGGACATCGGGCAACGAATTTCCCAAGGAAGCAGTAGAGCTCAGCTTTTGGTACGGATGGACAGGGCCAGAAGCCGAGGCATTGGAAAAATTGATTGCCAAGTGGAATGCAGCCAATCCGGACATCAAGGTTAAAGGATTGTCCCAAAGTGATTATCAGAAACAGCTTACCGCGATCACTGGAGGAAACCCGCCGGATATCGCCTCTCAGTTTGGGCAAGATGTTGTTCCTTGGGGACTGCGCGGTGCGATGATGCCGCTGGATGATTTTATAGCAAAGGATGGCGTGGACCTTAAAGACTTTGTACCTGCGGCATTGAGTACTTCACAGCATGAAGGCAAGACATACGCTATTCCGACTGCGATGCACGTAACAATGTTGT
Above is a window of Paenibacillus uliginis N3/975 DNA encoding:
- a CDS encoding O-methyltransferase; translation: MTPDDYVSQLYPEDEELQHVKEVIREQGMPEVSVAPAYGRLLTLLVQTSGAKEVLEIGALGGYSGICLCRGLGEGGRLTSLELKEEYASLAGSHLEKAGFRDKTEYRIGPAADSLEQLKFEGRRFDFFFIDADKENYPLYLDYAIELANPGAIIAGDNCFLRGRTLDSDKNGPSVQAVRSFNETIANDERLVSTLLPAYDGLILARVK
- a CDS encoding AraC family transcriptional regulator; this translates as MGIHWQKVNVEELTSSGVVYFNSKMEMLEDLPCKMYKLTSQNSLWTHCHDYFQIWYLAKGSFVHTVNSQVYEISKGDIFVIPPFTLHSVEIFPDQEIEIYGCEFMPSFVNERLEDMPTEPAFFDVVFLEYFLRKESNAQSKITLDSVTEVTVRNVMEEMLTEYKRRFPFFQIALKANLLLLLSILVRQVNGELVRAGFEKSEKYRGIMTRVVDYIHNHYHEDLKLNTLCSLSNLSRSTFCILFKEWTGKTFNRYVTDLRILQAMMILKQPELSVTDVCFSTGFNELSYFCRIFKKYTGISPTDFRKQAMK
- a CDS encoding acyltransferase family protein, encoding MRSKIVYLDGLRGLAACIVVISHFFQVFAPSVFEGRTEIEHFAFENIAARTPLNLVFNGNFSVCLFFVLSGYVLSCKFFQMKDNHIIYSSATRRYFRLAAPAFLSVILAYLIVIFGLGAFDNIRGITLSSMPDPFVANTGLLTMLKEGLFNTFFTYGSQYNPVLWTMTYELLGSFLIFAFLLILGRRSIRFAGYAILIYFFIDSYYLGFVLGMLLSDLKNSNGDWLAYINRPWVNVLMLFTGIYAGSFPYINPQGTLYSVLVWESANFSFFVFYHVIGSFLIITALLNSSRMQSLFNLKLFAYLGKVSFSLYLVHFTIICSFGSFIFLQFSTFLPYGINVLLTAVITLLVIFAIAHLFYKFVDAKTLFLLARWNERMFKGEKYKGIRRSVPSEKSFEAD